Below is a window of Gilliamella sp. ESL0405 DNA.
AAAGGTTAAGTGAATTAATGACACGATTTAAATCAGTGCCTGATGCAACGTTATGTAAAGCGCCGCCTTCTTGCATAACACTGACCTGATCATCCGGTGTTACCACCGTTTCTCCGCCAGCTAATGGTGTGTCGGGTTGGCTTACTTTTAATTTATTATTGACCACAACAGATAAATTACCATGTGCCACAGCGCAATTATCTAACTGTACTTTTTGATTCATGACAACAACACCGGTGCGAGTATTGATAACCACTTTAGCCGAAACCGGCGTCGATCCAACTTCTAAATTCTGAACTCGCGATAAAAATTTCACTCGGGCTGCGCTCTCTTTTGGCATGGTTAGGCTAACTGTTATGCCGTCTAAAGCTACAGCACTGTTTTTTTGAACCTTGTTTATGGCATCAGCGATTTTTAATGCTCGGGTGAAATCAAATTGATTAAGGTGCAAATGAATAACACTTTGCTCGTCTAATCGAATTGCTAGTTCTCGTTCAATTGTCGCGCCATTGGGAATTGTCGCACCAACCATTTGATTGATACTCACACTACTACTTTTACTACTCGCCCCCATTCCACCAACAAAGAGATTGCCTTGCGCAATAGCATATACCTGATTATCTGCCCCTTTTAGCGGCGTCATAATTAATGTCCCGCCA
It encodes the following:
- a CDS encoding flagellar basal body P-ring protein FlgI, coding for MFNNLRIFISIVLMMLCFVPNSYAERIRDLVTIQGVRENALVGYGIVVGLDGTGDQTSQTPFTIQSITNMLSQLGITVPSGSNMQLKNVAAVMVTAKLPSYSRVGQQIDVVVSSLGNAKSLRGGTLIMTPLKGADNQVYAIAQGNLFVGGMGASSKSSSVSINQMVGATIPNGATIERELAIRLDEQSVIHLHLNQFDFTRALKIADAINKVQKNSAVALDGITVSLTMPKESAARVKFLSRVQNLEVGSTPVSAKVVINTRTGVVVMNQKVQLDNCAVAHGNLSVVVNNKLKVSQPDTPLAGGETVVTPDDQVSVMQEGGALHNVASGTDLNRVINSLNLLGANPTELMSILEALKTAGCLHASLETI